A region of the Chloroflexota bacterium genome:
CTGATCTTACTTCATGATTAGTCATCGATTTAAGTCCACTATTCAAATAAAACGGGAATTAGAACATTGTCTTTCCAAATACCGGACAGGTCTCTATATTGAATAGACTCCAGACTTCGGTTGTCCCTTTTCCTTGTGTCTCTCAACCAGGTCTTTCAGAGTGACAGAGTCAAGAACTCCTACCATAGCTCTCTTCAATTCTTCCCACACATCCCGCGTAACACAGAAACTGGAGCGGGAACATATTCTAGGATCATCAACACACTCCACAGGCGCAACCGATCCCTCCAGAATCTCGATCACCTGGCTGAGCCTTATTTCCTCGGGTGACTTGGCCAGAGTTATCCCTCCACGCGCACCACGAATACTTCTCACTACACCTGCTTTTATGAGCGGCGAAACCAGGTGCTCCAGATACTGCGCTGAAATACCCTGCCTCTTGGCAATGTCCTTCAAAGGCACTGGGCCCGACTCACAGTTAAGGGCTACATCCAGCAGTGCTCTAACTCCATAGCGTCCTTTGGTCGAAAGCTTCATTTTCGTTCTTTGTAAACTAAATTTATCAACATTGTAGACTAATACAAAAACTTTGTCAATTACAGCACATAGCCCTGAATCCGTAGACCCTCAAAGTGGGTGTCAGGTCCCCGACCTGACCACGTCATTCCTGCGGAAGCAGGAATCCAGGAGATGCTGCCCTTTTCAATTGGTTCTGGATTCCCACTTGCGTGAGAATGACACCAAGCGTAGTAGAATTCACGGACTATGGATAGCCAACTAAGGGAAATGGTGTTTATGCAGCGCTTGCTTAACGAAGAGATAGTGGGGTTTTGTCAGTAACAATGCCTTCCCTGCGGCTCATTGCCTGCCGGAGGTACAGGGGCAAACAGAACATACCCTGGTGCGTAACACCATCATAAAAACGAGGACTCCTGCATGTTCTTGCAGACACTCGATTATCCACTTCAGCCGTAGACAGCGAGAGCGGACTCGGTTCCAGCGATGCGAGGGCAAACCCCCATTCTCCTCCGAAAGAAGGCACGTTAGCCCGATATGGGAAAACGAGAGGGAAGACAGTGCGCAGGGTGTTGTTAACGGCTACAAACACCCCCATTTCGCCCCAACCACAAGAACCAGCCTGTACACAAATAATGCCGCGAGGAGTCAGCCTCTTCATGGCCAGGCTATAGAATTCCCTGGTGTAGAGCAAACAGGATGGACCCTCTTCTACAGGATCGGTTAAATCCATTATGATCACATCAAATTGCTGCTCGCAATTAGTCAAGTATTCCCTTGCATCAAGATGAAGTAGCTGCGCGCGGCTGTCATCAAAGGAATTTTGATGTAGCGACGGAAGAAAGCGGCGACAAATATCCACAGTCTCCTG
Encoded here:
- a CDS encoding Rrf2 family transcriptional regulator; the protein is MKLSTKGRYGVRALLDVALNCESGPVPLKDIAKRQGISAQYLEHLVSPLIKAGVVRSIRGARGGITLAKSPEEIRLSQVIEILEGSVAPVECVDDPRICSRSSFCVTRDVWEELKRAMVGVLDSVTLKDLVERHKEKGQPKSGVYSI
- the speE gene encoding polyamine aminopropyltransferase, which gives rise to MEEDPNLWFHDTINPDFVQMYRVREILYSGESRFQSVQIIQTSSFGRCLILDGKVQSSEKDEFIYHEALVHPAMITHPGPAAVFIAGGGEGATLREVLNHRTVEKVVMVDIDQETVDICRRFLPSLHQNSFDDSRAQLLHLDAREYLTNCEQQFDVIIMDLTDPVEEGPSCLLYTREFYSLAMKRLTPRGIICVQAGSCGWGEMGVFVAVNNTLRTVFPLVFPYRANVPSFGGEWGFALASLEPSPLSLSTAEVDNRVSARTCRSPRFYDGVTHQGMFCLPLYLRQAMSRREGIVTDKTPLSLR